A window from Bacteroidales bacterium encodes these proteins:
- a CDS encoding glycoside hydrolase family 2 TIM barrel-domain containing protein, with product MKKTVLSMFYACLALLISISCFSQSSYEGVAFEEKVQADWENQYIFEINRETPRAWYIPYGSPEEMEGNSIRESGLIRSLNGPWLFHLAQNPGERPHYFFRDDYDTGGWDRIKVPSNWEMEGYDYPIYTNITYPHEKNPPYMQKHYNPVGSYKRSFLIPPEWEGRQIYLRFGGVSSAMYVWVNETRVGYSEDSKTPAEFDISPYIHPGENSLAVEVYKWSDASYLEDQDFWRMGGITRDVSLVARNLQHIRDFRVVAGLDETYTDGILNLEVEVVNLDKDAAPVCTVQAQLLDDLDQVLYEENLPVNLKDGVATAGMRQTFPEVKPWSAEIPSLYRLILTLKDEQGGFIEAMEQAVGFRSVEIRNGVLLVNGRYVYLKGANLHEHHHVNGHVVDEATMLKDILLMKSHNLNAVRTSHYPQPERWYELCNKYGLYVVDEANIESHGMGYGKESLAKDSTWMGAHLFRTRNMFERDKNQPSVIIWSLGNEAGNGINFQATYDYLKGVDGTRPVQYEQAHRADNTDIICPMYMTMERMEAYAKSENGKPDRPLIQCEYAHAMGNSLGNFQDYWDLIETYDALQGGFIWDWVDQGILVSNAEGEEYWAYGGDFGPDDVPSDGNFCLNGIVNPDRGIKPTLLEVKKVYQNIGFEAEDLKSGILNIHNKYSFLNLDQFWFKWSLSSNGHTLQQGFIDNLNLPAGEKALVELGYQFAPEGNREYFLVIEASLKSASGILEAGTIMAREQFQLPYQWDGVAQKREVPDLSSGQDDRSITLTGQDFTIRFDTEKGVMSQFLYQGKELLLKGPEPNFWRAPTDNDFGNNNHKRAGVWRGAAAGRMVREVNLVRDHPGQLSVIFKMILNDGESNPIARYNSTYSVNGFGEVTVSSDFEVTAEDLPDMPRFGMNLLMPRAFDRVTWLGRGPHESYWDRKTSAFVDLYTSSVADLCWPYIRPQENGNREDVRWVSIVDKSGRGLVFKGNPQIAFSAHHNLTEDFESPERTDGRHVDGVKPVNRHTVDVVPKDLTSVHVDYKQMGVGGDNSWGARTHPEYRLSEKSYSYSFKMIPVSEFSGETYLTEQ from the coding sequence ATGAAAAAGACTGTTCTCTCCATGTTTTACGCCTGTTTGGCACTGCTAATCTCCATCTCCTGTTTCAGTCAGTCTTCCTACGAAGGGGTGGCTTTCGAGGAGAAAGTCCAGGCCGACTGGGAGAACCAGTATATCTTTGAGATCAACAGGGAGACTCCCAGGGCCTGGTATATTCCATACGGAAGCCCTGAGGAGATGGAGGGGAACTCCATCCGGGAATCGGGATTGATCCGCTCACTAAATGGTCCCTGGCTGTTTCATCTCGCACAGAACCCGGGTGAGCGGCCTCACTATTTCTTTAGGGATGATTATGATACAGGGGGATGGGACCGGATAAAGGTTCCGTCCAACTGGGAGATGGAGGGCTACGACTATCCGATTTATACCAATATTACATATCCGCATGAGAAGAATCCTCCTTATATGCAAAAGCACTACAACCCCGTAGGTTCCTATAAGCGCAGTTTCCTTATTCCGCCGGAATGGGAGGGCAGGCAGATCTACCTTCGCTTTGGAGGAGTGAGCTCGGCCATGTATGTGTGGGTCAATGAAACCCGGGTGGGGTATAGTGAGGACAGCAAGACCCCGGCAGAGTTTGACATAAGCCCTTATATTCATCCGGGCGAAAACAGCCTGGCGGTGGAAGTCTATAAATGGAGCGATGCGAGTTACCTGGAAGACCAGGATTTCTGGAGGATGGGAGGAATCACCAGGGATGTAAGCCTGGTGGCCCGGAATCTCCAGCATATCCGGGATTTCAGGGTAGTGGCCGGATTGGATGAAACTTACACCGATGGAATCCTGAACCTGGAGGTGGAGGTGGTCAACCTGGATAAAGATGCGGCCCCAGTCTGCACGGTGCAGGCTCAATTGCTGGACGACCTGGATCAGGTGCTCTATGAGGAAAACCTGCCTGTAAACCTGAAGGATGGAGTAGCGACAGCCGGCATGAGACAAACATTTCCGGAGGTGAAGCCATGGTCCGCGGAGATCCCCAGTCTGTACCGCCTTATCCTGACACTGAAAGATGAACAGGGCGGGTTCATTGAGGCCATGGAGCAGGCTGTGGGCTTTCGTAGCGTGGAGATCCGGAATGGCGTATTGCTGGTGAATGGCAGATATGTGTATCTGAAGGGCGCGAACCTCCATGAACATCATCATGTAAACGGACATGTGGTGGATGAAGCCACCATGCTGAAAGATATTTTGCTGATGAAGAGCCACAACCTGAATGCGGTACGCACCTCTCACTATCCCCAGCCCGAACGGTGGTATGAGCTGTGCAACAAATACGGGCTCTATGTGGTGGATGAGGCCAATATTGAATCCCACGGAATGGGTTACGGGAAAGAGTCGCTCGCCAAAGACTCCACCTGGATGGGAGCCCACCTGTTCCGGACCCGGAATATGTTCGAAAGGGATAAAAACCAGCCTTCGGTGATCATCTGGTCGCTGGGGAATGAGGCCGGCAACGGGATCAACTTCCAGGCAACGTATGATTATCTGAAAGGGGTGGATGGAACCCGGCCTGTGCAGTATGAACAGGCGCACAGGGCCGATAATACGGATATTATTTGTCCCATGTATATGACCATGGAGCGAATGGAAGCATATGCGAAAAGTGAAAACGGAAAACCGGACCGACCCCTGATTCAGTGCGAATACGCCCATGCCATGGGAAACAGCCTGGGGAACTTCCAGGATTACTGGGATCTTATTGAAACATACGATGCCCTGCAGGGCGGATTTATCTGGGACTGGGTGGACCAGGGGATTCTCGTCTCCAACGCGGAAGGAGAGGAGTACTGGGCTTATGGAGGCGATTTTGGTCCGGACGATGTGCCATCCGACGGTAACTTTTGCCTGAACGGGATTGTTAATCCCGACCGGGGCATCAAACCCACTCTGCTGGAAGTCAAGAAGGTATACCAGAACATAGGGTTCGAGGCAGAAGATCTGAAAAGCGGCATATTGAACATTCATAATAAGTATTCCTTTTTAAACCTGGACCAGTTCTGGTTTAAATGGAGTCTCAGTTCAAACGGGCATACCCTTCAGCAGGGATTCATTGATAACCTGAATCTTCCTGCAGGAGAGAAGGCCCTGGTCGAACTGGGTTACCAGTTTGCACCGGAAGGGAACCGGGAATACTTCCTGGTCATTGAGGCTTCCCTGAAATCCGCTTCCGGGATCCTGGAAGCCGGTACGATAATGGCCCGTGAGCAGTTTCAGCTGCCTTACCAGTGGGATGGGGTCGCTCAAAAAAGAGAGGTGCCGGATCTGTCCTCCGGTCAGGACGACCGGTCAATCACCCTGACCGGACAAGACTTTACCATTCGTTTTGACACTGAAAAAGGAGTGATGTCACAGTTCCTTTACCAGGGGAAAGAGCTTTTGCTGAAAGGTCCTGAGCCCAATTTCTGGAGGGCCCCCACTGACAATGATTTTGGAAACAACAATCACAAGCGCGCAGGAGTATGGAGAGGAGCGGCTGCCGGCAGGATGGTCCGGGAGGTGAATCTTGTCCGTGATCATCCCGGTCAGCTTTCGGTTATTTTCAAAATGATCCTGAACGACGGGGAGTCAAACCCGATAGCCCGGTATAATTCGACCTATTCTGTGAATGGATTTGGGGAGGTGACTGTCTCCAGCGATTTTGAAGTGACCGCAGAGGATCTTCCCGATATGCCGAGGTTTGGGATGAACCTGTTGATGCCCCGGGCATTCGACAGGGTCACCTGGTTGGGCCGCGGGCCTCATGAATCTTACTGGGACAGGAAAACCAGCGCCTTCGTGGATCTCTATACAAGTTCGGTGGCGGACCTCTGCTGGCCCTATATTCGGCCGCAGGAAAACGGGAACCGGGAAGATGTCAGGTGGGTTAGCATCGTCGATAAGAGTGGCAGGGGACTGGTATTCAAGGGGAATCCCCAAATTGCCTTTTCTGCCCACCATAATCTG